The proteins below are encoded in one region of Oncorhynchus nerka isolate Pitt River linkage group LG15, Oner_Uvic_2.0, whole genome shotgun sequence:
- the LOC135559850 gene encoding keratin-associated protein 16-1-like, protein MCEEVMCEGVMCGEVMCEEVMCEEVMCEEVMCGEVMCGEVMCEEVMCGEVMCEEVMCGEVMCEEVMCDEVMCEEVMCEEVMCEEVMCEEVMCEEVMCEEVMCDEVMCEEVMCEEVMCDEVMCEEVMCEEVMCEEVMCEEVMCEEVTCDEVMCEEVMCDEAMCGEVMCGEVMCVEVMCEEVMCGEAMCCEVVCEEVMCEEVMCEEVMCEEVMCEEVMCEEVMCEEVTCDEVMCEEVMCDEAMCGEVMCGEVMCVEVMCE, encoded by the coding sequence ATGTGTGAGGAAGTGATGTGTGAGGGAGTGATGTGTGGTGAAGTGATGTGTGAGGAAGTGATGTGTGAGGAAGTGATGTGTGAGGAAGTGATGTGTGGTGAAGTGATGTGTGGTGAAGTGATGTGTGAGGAAGTGATGTGTGGTGAAGTGATGTGTGAGGAAGTGATGTGTGGTGAAGTGATGTGTGAGGAAGTGATGTGTGATGAAGTGATGTGTGAGGAAGTGATGTGTGAGGAAGTGATGTGTGAGGAAGTCATGTGTGAGGAAGTCATGTGTGAGGAAGTCATGTGTGAGGAAGTGATGTGTGATGAAGTGATGTGTGAGGAAGTGATGTGTGAGGAAGTGATGTGTGATGAAGTGATGTGTGAGGAAGTGATGTGTGAGGAAGTGATGTGTGAGGAAGTGATGTGTGAGGAAGTGATGTGTGAGGAAGTGACGTGTGATGAAGTGATGTGTGAGGAAGTGATGTGTGATGAAGCGATGTGTGGTGAAGTGATGTGTGGTGAAGTGATGTGTGTGGAAGTGATGTGTGAGGAAGTGATGTGTGGTGAAGCGATGTGTTGTGAAGTGGTGTGTGAGGAAGTGATGTGTGAGGAAGTGATGTGTGAGGAAGTGATGTGTGAGGAAGTGATGTGTGAGGAAGTGATGTGTGAGGAAGTGATGTGTGAGGAAGTGACGTGTGATGAAGTGATGTGTGAGGAAGTGATGTGTGATGAAGCGATGTGTGGTGAAGTGATGTGTGGTGAAGTGATGTGTGTGGAAGTGATGTGTGAGTAA